A portion of the Granulosicoccus antarcticus IMCC3135 genome contains these proteins:
- a CDS encoding N,N-dimethylformamidase beta subunit family domain-containing protein: MNIAHRKSNRCPLRQTCGVLLATLLLFGANVAALAQSQNPVVTENANSGTDAWIITNSANDTDQQIKGYASATSVNKGQSIDFFISVNTTQTYNIDVYRMGWYNGAGGRLMKSASSLNGSTQVMPVYESATGMVSYPWEISYTLAVPASWTSGIYLAKLTNSQGYENYISFVVRDDARTADLLYQQPVTTYQAYNPFPRIQNQTPQRLTIGDEPDPEISPATEIGNAEPLTLAQQEEDSVGVMPTATTLADIGKSLYEYNSSSELTGGGTTRALKVSFDRPYEGWGDGQFFSWEYYLVGWLEKNGYDVAYATDIDLHRNGAAGLQRAKALISAGHDEYWSKAMYDAAEQVRDSGKDIAFLGSNAVYWQIRFAANASGAADRVIICYKSPSLDPETNPALESTRWRDVGRPEQSLVGVQYTTDNEWAFNTDYVVTNSDHWVYAGTGFSDGDTVRGITGYEVDTLYPDVVKPDSQNQTILAASPFTGRDGTSTLSNASIYQAPSGAWVFATGTMSWPWALQHEEFVDARIESVTKNILQRFIDGDPATPKLTTMSFDADTDGFSYLDDAFHSTSNHSHANGYYAPGRGFTGGGIAIRLGGADDVATTNMSGGWRSTFELTSSSNVTMSFRYALSQTPDYEIGAYSEMLLDVDGQLYGTSPNDYIARVSGDGDGGDWPSTNWQTFTIDLGALAAGTHQYTLGGFGNQRSDANENTEILIDDVSVTVTNN; the protein is encoded by the coding sequence TTGAACATTGCGCATCGTAAATCGAATCGTTGCCCGCTTCGTCAAACGTGTGGAGTGTTGCTGGCAACACTGTTGCTATTCGGCGCCAATGTCGCCGCACTGGCACAGAGTCAAAATCCTGTCGTTACAGAAAATGCCAATTCTGGCACCGACGCATGGATAATCACAAATTCGGCCAACGACACCGATCAGCAAATCAAGGGATATGCCTCTGCCACCAGTGTCAACAAGGGCCAGAGCATTGATTTCTTCATCAGCGTGAACACGACTCAGACATACAACATCGATGTCTATCGCATGGGTTGGTATAACGGCGCTGGTGGCCGTCTGATGAAGAGTGCGAGTTCATTGAACGGCTCGACTCAGGTAATGCCTGTCTATGAGTCGGCAACGGGCATGGTGAGCTATCCGTGGGAAATATCCTACACGCTGGCCGTACCTGCCAGCTGGACCAGCGGAATCTATCTGGCCAAGCTTACAAACAGCCAAGGCTATGAAAACTACATCAGCTTCGTAGTACGTGATGACGCACGGACAGCCGACCTGCTGTATCAGCAACCCGTCACGACCTACCAGGCGTACAACCCGTTTCCTCGAATCCAGAATCAGACGCCGCAAAGGCTGACCATAGGCGATGAGCCCGACCCGGAAATCAGCCCTGCAACCGAGATTGGAAATGCCGAACCGCTTACCCTTGCACAGCAGGAGGAGGACTCCGTAGGCGTCATGCCAACGGCGACGACACTGGCCGATATCGGCAAAAGCCTCTACGAATACAACAGCTCATCAGAACTGACTGGTGGCGGTACCACACGCGCACTCAAGGTCTCATTCGATCGCCCCTACGAAGGCTGGGGCGATGGGCAGTTCTTTAGCTGGGAGTACTACCTTGTCGGCTGGCTTGAGAAAAATGGATACGACGTCGCGTATGCAACCGATATCGATCTGCATCGTAATGGCGCCGCTGGACTACAGCGTGCCAAGGCACTGATCTCGGCTGGCCACGACGAGTACTGGTCGAAAGCCATGTATGACGCTGCAGAGCAGGTGCGGGACAGTGGTAAGGATATTGCCTTTCTCGGCAGTAACGCTGTGTACTGGCAGATTCGTTTTGCCGCGAATGCAAGCGGCGCCGCAGACCGGGTAATCATCTGCTACAAAAGCCCGTCACTGGACCCAGAGACCAACCCGGCACTTGAAAGCACTCGCTGGCGTGATGTGGGACGTCCAGAACAATCGCTGGTGGGCGTTCAGTACACCACTGACAACGAGTGGGCATTCAACACCGACTACGTCGTGACCAATAGCGATCACTGGGTCTATGCCGGTACCGGGTTCAGCGATGGAGACACCGTACGTGGCATTACCGGCTACGAGGTCGACACTCTGTACCCCGATGTCGTCAAGCCAGACAGTCAGAACCAGACTATCCTGGCAGCCTCCCCCTTCACTGGCAGAGATGGCACCAGCACACTCTCCAATGCATCGATCTACCAGGCACCCAGTGGCGCCTGGGTGTTCGCAACCGGCACCATGTCCTGGCCTTGGGCCCTGCAGCACGAAGAGTTCGTGGATGCACGCATCGAGAGTGTAACGAAGAATATTCTGCAACGATTCATCGACGGCGACCCGGCAACTCCAAAGCTGACCACCATGAGCTTTGACGCCGACACCGACGGTTTCTCCTATCTCGATGACGCCTTTCACAGCACCAGCAATCATTCCCACGCCAACGGCTATTACGCACCTGGCCGCGGCTTCACCGGCGGTGGTATTGCCATTCGACTGGGCGGAGCCGACGATGTAGCCACCACCAACATGTCCGGCGGCTGGCGCAGCACTTTTGAACTGACCAGCAGCAGCAATGTGACAATGTCTTTCCGCTATGCGCTTTCACAGACACCAGATTACGAAATTGGCGCCTACAGCGAAATGTTGCTGGACGTGGATGGTCAGTTGTACGGCACATCTCCAAACGACTACATTGCACGGGTATCCGGTGATGGAGATGGTGGCGACTGGCCAAGCACGAACTGGCAAACGTTCACAATCGATCTGGGTGCGCTTGCGGCAGGTACGCATCAGTACACCCTCGGCGGTTTCGGCAATCAGCGCAGCGATGCAAACGAGAATACCGAGATTCTGATCGATGATGTCTCAGTGACAGTAACCAATAATTGA
- the trkA gene encoding Trk system potassium transporter TrkA encodes MKIIVLGAGQVGAGIAVEMANEANDLTVVDQNPVLLKKLQDRLDIRTVVGNASSPTTLIDAGIEDADLLLAVTSRDETNMVACQVAHSLFSTQKCLARIRSTDYLQYPALFSPTAVPVDYIISPEKLVTRHIQHLIEEPGVLQVLDFIDGRARMAAVEAKSAGSLLGVRLRDLPSYMPDHEFRVVAVFRDNTSIQLDGQTRIQVGDEVFFIAACEDIAAILVGFRESGKRYKRIIIAGGGNIGEKLALSLENNYQVKLIEIDEAHALHMAKTLQNSIVLLGDAADADLLKQENIENTDVYCAVTNDDEANILSSMLAKRLGARKTLCLINRSSYVDIAQGSAIDIAVSPAQITIGALLAHIRRGDVLAVHSLRRGAAEAIEIKVHGDRQTSRAVGRSIGKLSMPEGVSIGLIARGEQLVFPHKDVCIESGDHIVIFLTDKRRIKDVERLFQVGVTFV; translated from the coding sequence ATGAAAATCATCGTCCTGGGCGCTGGACAGGTGGGCGCCGGTATCGCGGTTGAAATGGCCAACGAGGCCAATGATCTGACCGTAGTTGATCAAAACCCGGTTCTGCTCAAGAAGCTTCAGGACCGACTCGATATCCGCACAGTGGTGGGCAATGCCTCCAGTCCGACAACCCTGATTGATGCCGGCATAGAGGACGCCGATCTTCTGTTGGCCGTCACCAGTCGGGATGAGACAAACATGGTTGCCTGCCAGGTTGCACACTCCCTGTTCAGTACGCAGAAATGTCTGGCCCGTATTCGCTCAACCGACTACCTCCAGTATCCGGCTCTGTTTTCGCCCACCGCCGTCCCTGTGGACTACATCATCAGCCCTGAAAAGCTGGTGACCCGGCATATACAACACCTGATCGAAGAACCCGGCGTACTTCAGGTCCTGGACTTTATTGATGGCAGGGCTCGTATGGCAGCGGTGGAAGCAAAATCAGCTGGCTCTCTATTGGGAGTCCGACTGCGCGACTTGCCAAGCTATATGCCCGATCATGAGTTTCGCGTAGTGGCTGTGTTCCGAGACAACACATCCATCCAGCTGGATGGGCAAACACGGATTCAAGTCGGCGACGAGGTCTTTTTCATTGCTGCCTGTGAAGACATAGCCGCAATACTGGTCGGTTTCCGAGAATCGGGTAAACGTTATAAACGCATCATCATCGCAGGCGGTGGCAACATTGGCGAGAAGCTGGCGCTGTCTCTGGAGAATAACTACCAGGTCAAGCTGATAGAAATCGACGAAGCCCACGCTTTGCACATGGCCAAAACTCTGCAAAATAGTATTGTGCTACTTGGCGACGCAGCAGATGCCGACTTGCTCAAACAGGAGAACATCGAAAATACCGATGTCTATTGTGCCGTCACCAACGATGACGAAGCGAATATCCTCTCCTCGATGCTGGCCAAACGACTTGGCGCACGCAAGACCCTGTGTCTGATCAACCGATCAAGCTATGTCGACATTGCCCAGGGAAGTGCCATCGACATTGCAGTATCTCCTGCACAAATCACCATCGGTGCATTGCTGGCTCATATTCGCCGCGGTGATGTTCTGGCCGTGCACTCCCTGCGACGCGGCGCTGCCGAGGCCATCGAAATAAAGGTACACGGTGATCGTCAGACTTCGCGCGCTGTTGGACGCAGTATCGGCAAACTCTCAATGCCTGAGGGCGTCAGCATCGGCTTGATCGCAAGGGGCGAACAACTCGTATTTCCACATAAAGACGTCTGCATTGAATCGGGTGATCATATCGTCATCTTCCTCACCGACAAGCGACGAATCAAGGATGTCGAACGTCTTTTTCAGGTGGGCGTCACATTCGTCTAG
- a CDS encoding TrkH family potassium uptake protein, protein MHWTPIVRLFGMLLMLYSPSFLPSIGLSLYYEDEQWPVFVLSLAVCLLAGLLTWFPVRDKSSEISVREGYFVVSFFWILLGAVSSLPFLLSLHLDFTDAMFESMSGFTGTGATVITGLDDLPRSLLYHRQQIQWLGGMGIIVLAVAVLPLLGIGGMQLYKAEASGVAKHEKITPRIAETARSLWIIYVGLTIACALAYWGAGMQPFDAIGHSLSTIATGGFSTHDASLAYYDSPLIETIAIVFMIAGGTNFALHFIALRNRSLRTYSRDAEFRGYILILLLTTILITITLVGTGAHQTTGSALRTSVFQVVSVMTSTGFVTENFANWPLYAPLVMALIAYVGGCAGSTSGGIKVLRIILLSKLGVRQLFQMAHPQAVSVIKLGRRSIPDELLFSIWGFYTLFIVTSLVLTLAMMGAGLDLVSAFGAVTATITLVGPGLGDVAADFSNVNAAVKWLGIFGMLVGRLEVFTLLILFLPAYWRN, encoded by the coding sequence ATGCATTGGACTCCTATTGTTCGTCTGTTCGGCATGTTGTTGATGCTGTACAGCCCAAGCTTTCTACCATCCATCGGGCTCTCTCTTTATTATGAAGATGAGCAATGGCCCGTTTTTGTACTATCACTGGCAGTCTGCTTGCTAGCAGGTCTTTTGACCTGGTTCCCCGTGCGGGACAAATCAAGTGAAATCAGTGTGCGCGAAGGGTATTTTGTCGTCAGCTTCTTCTGGATTCTGCTCGGCGCCGTTAGCAGCCTGCCTTTCCTGCTCAGTCTGCATCTGGATTTCACGGATGCCATGTTCGAGTCCATGTCAGGCTTCACCGGTACCGGTGCCACTGTCATCACAGGCCTCGATGACCTGCCTCGCTCCCTGCTCTATCACCGTCAGCAAATTCAATGGCTGGGGGGAATGGGGATTATTGTGCTCGCCGTTGCGGTTCTGCCACTGCTGGGCATCGGCGGTATGCAGCTATACAAGGCTGAAGCCTCGGGTGTTGCCAAACACGAAAAAATCACCCCACGCATTGCCGAAACAGCCCGCTCCTTGTGGATTATCTACGTGGGCCTGACCATTGCCTGCGCCCTCGCCTACTGGGGTGCCGGCATGCAGCCCTTTGATGCCATCGGGCATTCATTGTCGACCATTGCTACGGGCGGATTCTCAACCCATGATGCCAGCCTTGCCTACTACGATAGCCCGCTGATCGAAACCATCGCCATTGTCTTCATGATTGCAGGCGGTACCAACTTTGCTCTGCATTTCATCGCGCTGCGTAATCGCAGTCTGCGTACCTACTCCAGGGATGCAGAGTTTCGTGGCTATATTCTGATATTGCTGCTGACAACTATCCTGATCACAATCACTCTGGTTGGTACCGGTGCGCACCAGACGACAGGCTCAGCTTTACGCACCTCCGTCTTTCAGGTGGTCTCGGTGATGACCAGTACCGGCTTTGTGACTGAAAATTTCGCTAACTGGCCTCTTTATGCTCCCCTCGTGATGGCGCTGATCGCTTACGTCGGCGGCTGCGCAGGCTCCACCTCTGGTGGCATCAAGGTACTGCGCATCATACTGCTGTCCAAGCTGGGTGTTCGTCAGTTGTTTCAGATGGCTCATCCACAAGCCGTTTCTGTGATCAAACTGGGCCGCCGTTCAATCCCTGATGAATTACTGTTTTCCATCTGGGGCTTCTACACGCTGTTTATCGTCACCAGCCTGGTTCTTACTCTGGCCATGATGGGAGCCGGCCTCGACCTGGTATCCGCCTTTGGTGCGGTAACGGCAACCATCACCCTTGTGGGTCCTGGGCTTGGCGATGTGGCAGCCGATTTTTCGAACGTTAATGCAGCGGTAAAGTGGTTGGGTATTTTTGGCATGCTGGTCGGCAGGCTGGAAGTCTTCACCCTGCTGATCCTGTTCCTGCCTGCCTACTGGCGAAACTGA
- a CDS encoding YHYH protein, translated as MTCKHLKNMGLAGMFLLAASNANADIDLSRFDDGAILSSPEIVECTLKTGATAECAQFLVKYKPDNLQIGPFCPQTLDETGGIWAWDGEDAGLYRLDRAFFEMLATLGFDFTDEGDNLNISDPSAGRPVSDHTCLEAAEDTTVEMTVLIPVAPQQAESLTDLGTVAKVGLALDGVPIFADAPSVLQTGHLPALDTCGGHIDPGGWYHWHATATDINSVFSHENVDADCALPQSSSALFGYAFDGYAMYGSTDANGSLPTDLDVCNGHTGVTEQSQSGEYHYHATAQFPNLPACLSGVQAVNNFVTTAKQGIGSANGMPGPGPGQGPDQGPRPKP; from the coding sequence ATGACCTGCAAACACCTTAAAAACATGGGTTTGGCGGGAATGTTCCTGCTGGCGGCCTCCAACGCTAATGCTGATATCGACCTTTCCCGATTCGACGACGGTGCGATACTCAGCAGCCCCGAGATTGTCGAGTGCACTCTTAAAACAGGCGCAACCGCCGAATGCGCTCAATTCCTTGTCAAATACAAACCTGACAACCTCCAGATTGGGCCGTTTTGCCCGCAAACACTGGATGAGACCGGCGGCATCTGGGCCTGGGATGGCGAGGATGCAGGTCTGTACCGTCTGGATCGAGCCTTTTTCGAGATGTTGGCGACGTTGGGATTCGACTTCACCGATGAAGGCGACAACCTCAACATTTCAGACCCTTCCGCGGGTCGACCCGTATCAGATCACACTTGTCTGGAAGCTGCAGAAGATACAACCGTGGAAATGACGGTGCTCATTCCCGTCGCACCACAACAGGCAGAATCGTTAACCGACCTGGGAACCGTCGCCAAGGTGGGTCTGGCTCTGGACGGTGTGCCTATTTTTGCCGATGCTCCCTCAGTACTGCAAACAGGGCATCTGCCAGCACTGGACACCTGCGGTGGCCATATCGACCCGGGTGGCTGGTACCACTGGCACGCAACGGCCACCGATATCAACTCGGTTTTCTCACATGAAAATGTAGATGCTGACTGTGCGCTACCACAATCAAGCAGTGCGCTGTTCGGTTATGCCTTCGATGGCTACGCGATGTATGGCAGCACCGATGCCAATGGCTCATTGCCCACCGACCTGGATGTCTGTAACGGGCATACGGGTGTGACAGAGCAGTCGCAGTCGGGTGAATATCATTACCACGCTACAGCACAGTTTCCCAACCTGCCCGCCTGCCTCTCAGGTGTTCAGGCAGTGAACAATTTTGTCACCACGGCCAAGCAGGGAATCGGTTCCGCCAATGGCATGCCTGGACCGGGTCCTGGTCAAGGTCCTGATCAAGGCCCTCGACCAAAACCCTGA